The DNA sequence TCCCCCTCGATCGCCAGGAGCTCCTCCTTGAGGCGGCGCGCGAAAGTGCGCGCCTCCCGGAGGCCGTCGGCGCGCGAGACGCCGTACTCCATCGCGACGCGATGCCCGATCTCGGCGAGCGTCACCTTTCCGTCCATCAGCTCCCAGCACCGGGCCGCCACGGCGTTCAGCGCCAGCCCCTCGCACTGCTTCGGGAAGGCGAGGATCATCTCGCCGTCCCTCACGAGCGTGGTGACCGCGGGGTGCCGGAGCAGGATCGCGGAGGGCCCGGGGATGCCGGCGGCGCGGCGGGCGCGGCGGGCGCGCGAGCCCCGGAGCGACCACGCGAGCTCCGCGGCGGCGCGGAGAAAGGCCATGACAGCGAATGCGATCATCGTCGGTCGTGCCTTCCGGGGCGGCGACGCCGGCAGGGGGCGCGGCGGCGACGCCGAAAGTATACGGGGATCGGGAGCGCGCGCCATCGGCTCCACTGAAAATTTTCGCCAAACCGTCGCGCCGCTAGGGTATGATCGCCGTCTCCCCGGAGTGCACTCAGGGGGTACTCTTCACGCGGCGCCGCGGCGGGCGCCGGATCGACGGGGAACCAGCGGATGAATGACATCGAGAGAACCACGACCGCCCCGGTGGCGGCCGTCACGGCGCGCCAGCGCCGGCTGACGACACCGATACCTTTCATCGATCTCGCGGCCCAGCACCGGGCCCTCGAGCGCCCCATCCGCGAGGCCTTCGCCCGCGTGCTCGAGGGATCCGAGTTCGTCCTGGGCGAGGAGGTCGAGGCCTTCGAGCGGGAGTTCGCCTCGTTCCTCGGCGCGCGGCACGCGATCGGCGTCGCGAGCGGGCTCGACGCGATCACCCTCTCGCTCTGGGCCCTCGACGTCGGCAAGGGGGACGAGGTCATCCTGCCGGCAAATTCGTTCATCTCGACCGCGCTCGCCGTCTCGGCGGCGGGGGCGAAGCCGGTCCTGGTCGACGTCGACCCGGTCCGGTACACGATCGACGCCGAGGCCGTCGCCGCGGCGATCACGAAGAGGACGAAGGCGATCCTCCCCGTGCACCTCTACGGGCAGAGCGCCGACATGGCCCCACTCAAGGATCTCGCCGCGACGAAGGGGATCGCTCTCGTCGAGGACGCCTGCCAGGCGCACGGCGCCGCGACGGACGCGGCGAAGTGCGGCACGATGTCGGACGCCGGCTGCTTCTCGTTCTACCCGAGCAAGAACCTCGGGGCGTTAGGCGATGGCGGCATGATCGTCACCGAGCGTGACGACGTCGCCGAGAAGGTCCGGCTCCTGCGCAACTACGGCCAGAACGCCCGGTACGAGCACGTCGTCAAGGGGGTCAACTCGCGCCTCGACTCCGTCCAGGCGGCGGTCCTCAGGGTGAAGCTCCGGCACCTGGGCAAGTGGAACGAGGCGAGGCGCCGGCACGCGACCCACTACGATCACGCCCTCAAGGACCTCCCGGTGGTTCCGCCGGGCGAAGCGCCGGGCACGACGCACTGCTATCACCTGTACGTCATCCGCGCGCCGCGTCGCAACGATCTGAAGGCGCACCTCGAGGCGACCGGCATCTCGTGCGGAGTGCACTACCCGATCCCGATCCATCTCCAGCCGGCCTTCGCCGATCTGAAGCTGGGCCCGGGTTCGTTCCCCGTCGCCGAGCGCCTCGCCGGCGAGATCCTCTCGCTCCCGATCTTCCCCGAGATGGCCGACTCCGACGTCGACACCGTCTGCGCCGGCATCGCCGCCTTCTACGCCCAGGGGACGGCCGCCGCGGCCGGCGGCTGATCGAGCCGGTCGCCCGGGAACGGTTCGAGCGGACACGATGGCATCGAGCTCATCATCGGGCGGACCGCTGATCGGGATCCGCCCCTCGAAGAAACCGGAAGCGCAGGCCGCCGCCTCCGCCGAGATCAGCGTCGTGCTGCCGCTGTCGGCGTGCGCCGGGGAGCCGGGGGACGCCATCGAGCGGGCGGTCACGGGGCTCGAGGCGGGCGGTGAGCCCTTCGAGCTACTGGTCGTGGCGCCAGCCGGAATCGCGTCTGCGGATCCCCGGGTTCGCTTCGTGACGTGCGCCGAGGGGTCCGATCGCGGCGAGGAGCTTCGCGCCGGTGTTCTCGCCGCGGCTACGGAGTTCATCGTGCCGCTGCTCTCGGGAGCCATCCCGGCTGCCGGCGAGACGAGGGCGCTTCGCGAGGCGATGGAGTCGTTCGGCGCGTACTCGTACCTGCCGGGTTCCCCCGCCGCGGACCTGGCGATGGTCGTGAGAGCGAGGAGTCTGACGCGGAGAGTCGTCGTCTACGGTCTCGTCGGCGTCTACGGCAGCGATTTCTCAGGCCCCGTGATGTTCAGGCGAGCTCTGTTCGAAAGGATCGGCGCGGACAAGTCGGGCGCCCCGCGCTCGCTTCTGGAAATCGCCGTGCGGGCGAAACGCACGGGCTGCGCGGTTCGCAGCGTTCCGCTCCCCGAGGAGCCTGCCAGTCACGGCCGGAATGTCCCGCTTGCCGAGGTCTGGCGGGTGAGGCTGAGAGTGCGTGCGGCAGCCCTGAAGTCCGACTAGTTGAGGCGATTGTCCGCGGACTTCAGCTCCTTCTCGATGCGCTCGGCGAGAAAGAGCTTCAGCAGGGACTGATAGGGGACGTCCCGCTTGTTCGCGAGGAGTTTGATCTCCTCGAGCATCAATTCGGGCAACCGCAGCGATATCGTCTTCAGGGAGGGTTGGAGGTTGGAAGCAAGGAATCTCCCGCCTTTCTTCCAGTCGACGTACTTCGTCGAATCCGCTCTCGCCCAGAAGCGCCTCTCGTCATCCTCCGACTTGAACTTCGGGATCTTTTTCATGGCGCCTGGTACACCTTCCTTTCTCTTCGATTCATGTCCGGCGCCGCCTACTTCGCTGCCCTTCCGTTCCCCTTCACCCAGAACGGCCCGATCGCCAGGTAGTCGAGCCCCGACTGCAGGAAGGCCCGCACGGCGTCGTTCGGGGAGCAGACGATCGGCTCCTCGTGCATGTTGTAGCTGGTGTTCACGACGGCGGGGACCCCCGAGAGCTTCCGGTACTCGTCGATGAGGCGGTAGTACGACGGGTTCTGTTCCTTCGTGACGAACTGGGGCCGCGCGGTGCCGTCCACGTGGACGACGGCGGGGCAGCTCTTCTTCATCCAGTCGGTGCAGTCGTACGTGATCGTCATGAACTCCGCCGCGTACTTCGACGGCGCGACGTTCAGGTAGCACTGGTCGGCGTAGTCGATGAGCGTGGACGGCGCGAAGGGCATGAACTCGGTCCGCTTGAGCGCCTTGTTGAGCCAGTCGTTGATCGTCGCGTCGCGGGCGTGGTACAGGATCGAGCGGTTCCCGAGCGCGCGCGGGCCGTACTCCATCTTCCCGTTGAAGCGGCAGACGACCTTCCCGGCGTGGATCGCCTCGGCGGCCGTCCTCGCGGGGTCCTCGGGCCTCTCGTACGCGAGGCCGTGCGCCCTCAGCTCCGACTCGATCTCGGCGTCGCTGTACTCGGGCCCCAGGTAGACGTGCGGGATCGCCTTCGGCTCGAGGCGCTTCCCGTTCTTGCGGAGCTCGCGGTCCCAGGCCTTCAGCGCCGCGCCGAGGGGCTGGCCGGTGTCGCCCATGCCGGGGTGAATCGAGACACCCGTCACGCCGGGGATCCCCTGGATCCTCTGGTTCATCTTCACGTTCGCGCAGACGCCGCCGGCGAGGATGATGTTCTTCTGGCCGGTCGCCTCGACGGCGCGCCGGATCGCGAGGGTGACGGTCTCCTCGAGGACCCGCTGGAAGGCGGCGGACAGGTCCTCGCGCTTCGGTGAGCCGAAGTACGAGGGGAGTTTCTTCGTCCGGACGTACTCGGTGTGGAGCGAGAAGACGAGGGGGCTGACCCGCAGCTCCATCCCCTCGGTCCACATCAGCGCGCGGACCTTGTCGTACTCCCTGTCGGGGTCGCCGTAGGCGGCGAGGCCTGTGATCTTCCCGGCGTGGCGCCGCGGGTTGAATCCCAGGATGCGCGTGATGAGCTTGTAGAAGGCGCCGGGGGAGTGGGGCCAGGGCGTGGCGGCGACGCGCCGGAACTCGCCGTCCTTCACCGTCTCGATGACGAAGCTGTGCTCCCAGTCGGACCCCTCCACGACCGCGCTCAGGCACTCCCGGTACGGCCCGGTGAAGTACGACGTCGCCGAGTGGCAGTCGTGGTGAGGGACGTGAACGATGCGCCCGCGAAACCCAGGGAGCTTCGCGAGGACCTTCGCGAGGCGCCGCTTGTAGATCAGCGTGTACTGCGGGATGCCCGTCGAGAGAGCGGCGTTGTACAGGTACGCGAGCGGCCCGCCGACGACCGAGCCGTTGGGGAAGACGGTCATCGACATGCTCTTCCCCTTCGTGTAGAGGAAGGGCTTGTAGATGTACGACGCGTAGTGCCTCAGCTTCTTCGCGGGCTCGAACCCCGAGAGGGCGATGACGTCGATCTGAGACGCCTTGACGCCGGCGATCCGGAGGCACTCGAGGGCGCTCAGGGCGGGGGCCGCCTCGTCCATCTTCACGCGCGTGAGGCGCTCCTCGTTGATGACGGCGAGGATCCGGCCGTCCTCGAGCAGCGCCGCGCCGCTCTCGTGCGTCTCGTAGGCCAGTCCAAGGATCTTCATGCGTGCCGGGCTCTCCTCTGTGGGGTCGGGGGCGGATACAGATAGCGCAGGATCCGACCGCGGTCAAGCCAACTCCATGACGGGCCGGGCGTTAGCGTCGAAATCGTCGAGGGCGGCTCAGAGGTGAGGGGGTGAGCAGCTCCTGGGGCCCTGGTCCTCGATGACGAGGACCGCCTCACCGGGGACGAGGTTCCATCCGGGGACCTGCCCGCAGCCGTGCGAGAGGACGCCGCCGGAGCCGGCGTCGATCCGGGTGACGATCGCCGAGGCGCTGAGACCGCAGTCGAGGCAGAGATCCTCGGGGGTCAAGAGGGCGGTGTGGTAGTCCACCGGATACAGGTTGA is a window from the Acidobacteriota bacterium genome containing:
- a CDS encoding DegT/DnrJ/EryC1/StrS family aminotransferase, producing the protein MNDIERTTTAPVAAVTARQRRLTTPIPFIDLAAQHRALERPIREAFARVLEGSEFVLGEEVEAFEREFASFLGARHAIGVASGLDAITLSLWALDVGKGDEVILPANSFISTALAVSAAGAKPVLVDVDPVRYTIDAEAVAAAITKRTKAILPVHLYGQSADMAPLKDLAATKGIALVEDACQAHGAATDAAKCGTMSDAGCFSFYPSKNLGALGDGGMIVTERDDVAEKVRLLRNYGQNARYEHVVKGVNSRLDSVQAAVLRVKLRHLGKWNEARRRHATHYDHALKDLPVVPPGEAPGTTHCYHLYVIRAPRRNDLKAHLEATGISCGVHYPIPIHLQPAFADLKLGPGSFPVAERLAGEILSLPIFPEMADSDVDTVCAGIAAFYAQGTAAAAGG
- a CDS encoding BrnA antitoxin family protein produces the protein MKKIPKFKSEDDERRFWARADSTKYVDWKKGGRFLASNLQPSLKTISLRLPELMLEEIKLLANKRDVPYQSLLKLFLAERIEKELKSADNRLN
- a CDS encoding carbamoyltransferase → MKILGLAYETHESGAALLEDGRILAVINEERLTRVKMDEAAPALSALECLRIAGVKASQIDVIALSGFEPAKKLRHYASYIYKPFLYTKGKSMSMTVFPNGSVVGGPLAYLYNAALSTGIPQYTLIYKRRLAKVLAKLPGFRGRIVHVPHHDCHSATSYFTGPYRECLSAVVEGSDWEHSFVIETVKDGEFRRVAATPWPHSPGAFYKLITRILGFNPRRHAGKITGLAAYGDPDREYDKVRALMWTEGMELRVSPLVFSLHTEYVRTKKLPSYFGSPKREDLSAAFQRVLEETVTLAIRRAVEATGQKNIILAGGVCANVKMNQRIQGIPGVTGVSIHPGMGDTGQPLGAALKAWDRELRKNGKRLEPKAIPHVYLGPEYSDAEIESELRAHGLAYERPEDPARTAAEAIHAGKVVCRFNGKMEYGPRALGNRSILYHARDATINDWLNKALKRTEFMPFAPSTLIDYADQCYLNVAPSKYAAEFMTITYDCTDWMKKSCPAVVHVDGTARPQFVTKEQNPSYYRLIDEYRKLSGVPAVVNTSYNMHEEPIVCSPNDAVRAFLQSGLDYLAIGPFWVKGNGRAAK